A window of the Luoshenia tenuis genome harbors these coding sequences:
- the pyrR gene encoding bifunctional pyr operon transcriptional regulator/uracil phosphoribosyltransferase PyrR, with protein sequence MREKNVLMDEAAMNRALVRVAHEVIERNHGVDKLVIVGIQRRGVPLAKRLADNIGKVEDCQIPVGVLDITFYRDDLSLLNEQPTLNNTDIPFMITGQHVILVDDVLYTGRTARAAMDAVMDMGRPKTVQLAVLIDRGHRELPIRADYVGKNVPTSSSEAVQVHVQEFDWENRVVLCEK encoded by the coding sequence ATGCGGGAAAAAAATGTGTTGATGGATGAAGCGGCTATGAATCGGGCGTTGGTACGGGTAGCGCACGAGGTGATCGAGCGCAACCACGGGGTGGACAAGCTGGTCATCGTAGGGATCCAGCGCCGCGGGGTGCCGCTTGCCAAACGGCTGGCGGATAATATCGGCAAAGTGGAGGATTGTCAGATCCCTGTGGGCGTCCTGGATATTACCTTTTACAGGGATGATTTATCCCTGCTCAACGAACAGCCCACGCTGAACAATACGGATATCCCCTTTATGATCACCGGCCAGCACGTGATACTGGTGGATGATGTGCTCTACACCGGGCGCACCGCCCGGGCGGCGATGGATGCGGTGATGGATATGGGACGGCCCAAGACCGTTCAGTTGGCAGTGCTCATCGACCGGGGGCATCGGGAACTGCCGATCCGCGCGGATTATGTAGGTAAAAATGTGCCTACCAGCAGCAGCGAGGCGGTACAGGTGCATGTGCAGGAGTTCGATTGGGAGAACCGCGTGGTGCTTTGCGAAAAGTAA
- a CDS encoding HlyD family efflux transporter periplasmic adaptor subunit, translating into MAKSKIKRSRRIKPRFFVFIGIIVIIAVLVIWSVLGGATKTAAVQWGQLGSTHSAKAVLLRDEQVISAESYGKIIYFAAEGERVAKDAKIAEVFRPQFTDKDLQEYYTAQQAVLKQQQTLMQDIVNEDLTKVSDQVDAQFTEIEAMVRSGDVTSSLRLERALNSALQERHTTYRNLITEDDILTQLYAQEDALQSKVDQAKTEVVAPYSGVVSFYLDGRESLLNPESMAELTYETVETVTKDAKAKGSTDANPQMPLFRVVNNAKWYVLILSDGGAVELNAGQSVNLNFSGYAGVDYAGTCTDVRPSGDNALYVIEMSQDIGALLSERNLDVTVGKQMEGLKIPASALQTQEGVRGVYVIDGQAKTFVPVKVLVEDGSAAIVEALGSENQLEVNQLVQIK; encoded by the coding sequence ATGGCAAAGAGTAAAATCAAGCGTAGCCGGCGCATTAAGCCCCGCTTTTTTGTTTTTATAGGCATTATCGTCATCATTGCCGTTTTGGTGATATGGAGCGTGCTGGGCGGGGCGACTAAGACCGCCGCCGTGCAGTGGGGCCAGCTGGGCAGCACGCACAGCGCCAAGGCCGTCCTGCTGCGGGATGAGCAGGTGATCAGCGCTGAGAGCTATGGCAAGATTATATACTTTGCAGCTGAGGGTGAGCGGGTGGCCAAAGACGCCAAGATCGCCGAGGTATTCCGTCCGCAGTTTACCGATAAGGATTTGCAGGAGTATTATACGGCCCAGCAGGCGGTGCTCAAACAGCAGCAGACCCTGATGCAGGATATCGTAAACGAGGATCTGACCAAGGTGTCCGATCAGGTGGATGCACAGTTTACCGAGATCGAGGCAATGGTGCGCAGCGGAGATGTGACAAGCTCCCTGCGGTTAGAGCGCGCCCTTAACAGCGCCCTGCAGGAGCGGCATACGACGTACCGCAACCTCATCACCGAGGACGACATACTGACCCAGCTTTACGCGCAGGAGGATGCGCTGCAGTCCAAGGTCGATCAGGCAAAGACCGAGGTGGTCGCTCCCTATTCCGGGGTGGTCAGCTTTTATTTGGACGGGCGTGAATCGCTGCTCAATCCGGAATCCATGGCGGAGTTGACGTATGAGACTGTGGAAACCGTGACTAAGGATGCAAAGGCCAAAGGTTCTACCGACGCGAACCCGCAGATGCCGCTTTTCAGAGTGGTCAATAACGCCAAGTGGTATGTGTTGATTTTATCCGATGGCGGCGCGGTGGAGCTTAACGCGGGGCAGAGCGTGAACCTTAATTTCTCAGGGTATGCAGGCGTAGATTATGCCGGGACTTGCACGGATGTACGACCTTCCGGCGATAACGCGCTATATGTCATCGAAATGTCACAGGATATCGGGGCGCTGCTTAGCGAGCGCAACCTGGATGTGACTGTGGGCAAGCAGATGGAAGGATTGAAAATACCGGCATCAGCGTTGCAAACGCAAGAGGGCGTGCGCGGCGTTTATGTAATAGATGGACAGGCTAAGACATTTGTCCCCGTCAAGGTTTTGGTGGAGGATGGATCCGCAGCCATCGTTGAGGCGTTGGGGTCTGAAAATCAGCTGGAGGTTAACCAGTTGGTGCAGATCAAGTAG
- a CDS encoding DUF5665 domain-containing protein, which produces MLKEIKEEELARSKWLAAAERMTERLERTGITQYVELQFDLKRMLWRSFLSGIARGLGYVIGFTVLGAFLLVVLRKLAETPLGQSIVGWLANWLQ; this is translated from the coding sequence ATGTTAAAAGAGATCAAAGAAGAGGAGCTGGCGCGCAGCAAATGGCTGGCGGCAGCTGAGCGGATGACGGAACGGCTGGAACGCACGGGTATCACACAATATGTCGAACTTCAGTTTGACCTGAAGCGGATGCTATGGCGCAGTTTTCTCTCGGGCATCGCCCGGGGGTTGGGCTATGTCATTGGGTTTACCGTGCTGGGCGCGTTTTTGCTGGTCGTCCTGCGTAAACTGGCGGAAACGCCGCTGGGCCAATCCATCGTAGGGTGGCTGGCAAACTGGCTGCAATAA
- a CDS encoding DivIVA domain-containing protein — protein sequence MGLTKEDVFKKEFSVVFRGYKEREVDAFLDEVIATFDEWEKVKAQMQEDMQKLQKRIDDYVALEDTLKETIVSAQRAAADITAKAEQEKEDILAQAMADAAEIQSGAQHDADALLGEATRRCEEIEAQYRTIVAKGKDMRDAIMKLVAYQMKELEDLPMGAEPEEANAPEEQEEQA from the coding sequence ATGGGCTTAACCAAGGAAGATGTGTTTAAAAAAGAATTTTCAGTGGTGTTCCGCGGATATAAAGAGCGGGAAGTGGATGCCTTTTTGGATGAGGTTATCGCTACTTTTGATGAATGGGAAAAAGTAAAGGCGCAGATGCAGGAGGATATGCAAAAGCTGCAAAAGCGCATAGACGATTACGTCGCCCTTGAAGATACGCTGAAGGAGACCATTGTATCGGCTCAGCGCGCGGCGGCGGATATTACCGCGAAAGCGGAGCAGGAAAAAGAGGATATCCTGGCGCAGGCGATGGCGGATGCTGCCGAGATCCAGAGCGGCGCGCAGCACGACGCGGATGCCCTTTTGGGGGAAGCGACCCGGCGCTGCGAGGAGATCGAAGCGCAATATCGTACCATCGTTGCCAAAGGCAAGGATATGCGCGATGCGATCATGAAACTGGTCGCCTATCAAATGAAAGAGCTTGAGGACCTGCCGATGGGCGCGGAGCCGGAAGAGGCAAATGCCCCCGAGGAACAGGAGGAGCAAGCGTAA
- a CDS encoding YggT family protein — protein sequence MVNAWYYVFQGIEYFLSALSWCIIINTLLSWFMEPGHPIRIFLDRLTYPFVAPFRKIAMRIARNLPIDLSPFFALIALQLLTVLINAIGVRVGMNYYF from the coding sequence TTGGTAAACGCTTGGTACTATGTCTTTCAGGGCATTGAGTATTTTTTATCGGCACTGAGCTGGTGTATTATCATCAATACGCTGCTGAGTTGGTTTATGGAACCCGGACATCCGATCCGCATTTTTTTGGACCGGTTGACCTACCCGTTTGTGGCGCCGTTCCGTAAGATCGCTATGCGCATCGCGCGGAACCTGCCGATAGACCTGTCGCCGTTCTTTGCCCTGATAGCCTTACAGTTGCTAACCGTACTGATCAACGCGATCGGCGTTCGGGTCGGCATGAATTATTACTTTTAG
- a CDS encoding uracil-xanthine permease family protein yields the protein MDNTKKNWGQMTLLGIQHVFAMFGATVLVPLLTGLDTSVALFCAGVGTILFHLITKRKVPVFLGSSFAFIGAIQVVANMMSGGAEMGTPEYMVGLQYATGGIICAGAMYLVLALLVKVFGTERVRSFFPPVVTGPIVITIGLMLAPTAINNIVNDAATSVALEGTALLSNWIVAAVTIITMMVVSVFAKGFFKMVPILFGIAGGYIASLIFTWCGVPMVNFQPLAEAQWIGLPNFMLPLFDWRAIAVIAPLAIVTFVEHIGDISANGAVVGQDFFKDPGLHRTLIGDGVATMFAGLIGGPANTTYSENTGVLAATQNYNPATLRLAAIFAIVLSLVGKFGGFLQTLPGPVMGGISIILFGMIASVGLRTLVENQVDFKSSRNLIIVAVMLVMGLGGAAFQISDQISISGVALSAIIGIVLNKALPERIDKAEK from the coding sequence ATGGACAACACAAAGAAGAACTGGGGGCAGATGACGCTGCTGGGCATCCAGCACGTATTTGCCATGTTTGGCGCCACAGTACTGGTGCCGCTGCTGACGGGGCTGGATACCTCGGTGGCGCTGTTTTGCGCCGGCGTAGGGACGATCCTGTTCCACCTGATCACCAAGCGCAAGGTGCCGGTATTCCTGGGTTCCAGCTTTGCCTTTATCGGGGCGATCCAGGTGGTGGCCAACATGATGAGCGGCGGCGCCGAGATGGGGACGCCTGAGTACATGGTCGGCCTGCAATACGCCACGGGCGGCATCATCTGCGCGGGCGCCATGTATCTGGTGCTGGCGTTGCTGGTCAAAGTATTCGGCACCGAGCGGGTGCGCAGCTTTTTCCCGCCGGTGGTTACCGGCCCGATCGTCATCACCATCGGCTTGATGCTGGCGCCGACGGCTATCAACAACATCGTAAACGATGCGGCGACCAGCGTGGCCCTGGAGGGGACGGCGCTTTTGAGCAACTGGATCGTCGCCGCGGTCACGATCATCACGATGATGGTGGTATCGGTCTTTGCCAAGGGCTTCTTTAAAATGGTTCCCATTCTGTTCGGCATCGCGGGCGGCTATATCGCCTCGCTGATCTTTACCTGGTGCGGCGTGCCCATGGTCAACTTCCAGCCTCTGGCAGAGGCGCAGTGGATCGGGCTGCCCAACTTCATGCTGCCGCTGTTTGATTGGCGCGCGATCGCGGTCATCGCGCCCCTGGCCATCGTGACCTTTGTCGAGCATATCGGCGATATCAGTGCCAACGGCGCGGTCGTCGGGCAGGACTTCTTTAAAGATCCCGGCCTGCACCGCACCCTGATCGGCGACGGTGTAGCCACGATGTTCGCCGGCCTGATCGGCGGCCCGGCCAACACCACCTATTCGGAGAATACCGGCGTGCTAGCGGCAACGCAGAACTATAACCCGGCCACGCTGCGCCTGGCGGCGATCTTCGCCATCGTCTTGAGCCTGGTAGGCAAGTTCGGCGGATTTTTGCAGACCCTACCCGGCCCCGTCATGGGCGGCATCAGCATCATCCTGTTTGGGATGATCGCCTCGGTAGGCCTGCGGACGCTGGTAGAAAATCAGGTAGACTTTAAGAGCAGCCGTAACCTGATCATCGTAGCGGTGATGCTGGTCATGGGCCTGGGCGGCGCGGCCTTCCAGATCAGCGATCAGATCAGCATCAGCGGCGTAGCGCTCAGCGCCATTATCGGCATCGTACTCAATAAGGCGCTGCCGGAGCGGATCGACAAAGCGGAGAAATAA
- a CDS encoding aspartate carbamoyltransferase catalytic subunit → MALECKDLLGMQYLNPEQINEIMHTAEQMKQILLQSSKKTPHLQGKSIVTLFYENSTRTRMSFELASKYMSAAAANISASTSSVQKGETLIDTGRTLDRMGTDLIIIRHPMSGAPHLLAKHVKAGVINAGDGMNEHPTQALLDLYTMREKKGADIKGLRVAIVGDVAHSRVARSNIWSLTKLGAQVRICAPRTLMPVELEKTGVQVTSSVEEAVTGADVVMGLRIQLERQKKGLFPSVKEYNDFYGLTPKRIKLADPEVLIMHPGPMNRGVEISSQVADSAASAIDEQVTNGVAVRMALLYMLTRKGSVK, encoded by the coding sequence ATGGCTTTAGAATGCAAAGATCTGCTGGGGATGCAATACCTGAACCCGGAGCAGATCAATGAGATCATGCATACTGCCGAGCAGATGAAGCAGATTTTGCTGCAAAGCAGCAAAAAAACCCCGCATTTGCAGGGCAAGTCCATCGTAACACTTTTTTATGAGAACAGCACCCGCACACGGATGAGCTTTGAGCTGGCCAGCAAGTATATGAGCGCGGCCGCCGCCAATATTTCGGCCTCTACCTCCAGTGTACAAAAGGGGGAAACGCTGATCGATACCGGCCGCACCTTGGACCGGATGGGGACGGACCTGATCATTATCCGCCATCCCATGAGCGGCGCGCCGCACCTGCTGGCCAAACACGTAAAGGCCGGCGTGATCAATGCCGGGGATGGGATGAACGAGCACCCCACCCAGGCGCTGCTGGACCTTTACACCATGCGGGAGAAAAAGGGCGCGGATATAAAGGGACTGCGCGTGGCCATCGTGGGGGATGTGGCCCACAGCCGCGTGGCGCGTTCTAATATCTGGAGCCTGACCAAGCTGGGGGCGCAAGTGCGCATCTGCGCCCCGCGCACGCTGATGCCAGTGGAACTGGAAAAGACCGGTGTTCAGGTGACCAGCAGCGTGGAGGAGGCTGTAACCGGCGCGGATGTGGTGATGGGCCTGCGCATTCAGCTGGAGCGTCAGAAGAAGGGGCTGTTTCCCTCAGTAAAGGAATATAACGATTTTTATGGCCTTACGCCCAAACGGATTAAACTGGCGGACCCGGAGGTGCTCATCATGCATCCAGGCCCCATGAACCGCGGCGTAGAGATCTCATCGCAGGTAGCGGACAGCGCCGCCTCTGCGATTGACGAGCAGGTGACCAACGGCGTTGCGGTGCGCATGGCCCTGCTTTATATGCTGACCAGAAAGGGGAGTGTAAAATGA
- a CDS encoding dihydroorotase: MKLLIKGARVVDPSQKIDGVLDVLIEEGKIAKIAPNIDYAAGEVVDADGLTLIPGLVDIHCHLRDPGLEYKEDIVSGTKAAARGGFTSVCCMANTKPVADNPAVIAYIRDKAKNEGAVHVYPIGAASKGLEGKELAEIGEMKRAGAVAISDDGKPIMNTGFMRLAMEYAADFGLKVLDHCEDSGLVDGGVMNEGYVSTKLGLRGSVNVAEEIHVARDILLCEQYGLSAHICHVSTKRSVEMVRLAKKRGIKITCETAPHYLAATDTWVAEKEYDTATRVNPPLRTKEDQEELIKGLCDGTIDCIATDHAPHHRDEKMVEYDLAASGISGFETAFQLCYQALVLSGKLDVSRLIALMTVQPAQILGLPAGTLAVGAAADIALVDLDCAQTIRVEDFLSKGKNSPFDGMAVTGRVVHTLVDGEWVYRDGCIAPRFED, from the coding sequence ATGAAACTGCTGATCAAAGGCGCGCGCGTGGTGGATCCTTCTCAGAAAATCGACGGCGTGCTGGATGTTTTGATTGAGGAAGGAAAGATCGCCAAGATCGCCCCAAATATCGATTATGCTGCTGGCGAGGTCGTAGATGCCGATGGCCTGACCCTGATCCCCGGTCTGGTGGATATCCACTGCCACCTGCGCGACCCCGGCCTGGAGTATAAAGAGGATATCGTTTCCGGCACCAAAGCGGCGGCGCGCGGCGGTTTTACCAGCGTGTGCTGCATGGCCAATACCAAACCGGTGGCGGATAACCCGGCGGTGATCGCCTATATTCGTGACAAGGCGAAAAACGAGGGAGCGGTTCACGTCTATCCCATCGGCGCGGCCAGCAAGGGTTTGGAAGGCAAGGAACTGGCCGAGATCGGCGAGATGAAGCGCGCCGGTGCGGTCGCCATCTCCGATGATGGCAAGCCCATCATGAACACGGGTTTTATGCGCTTGGCGATGGAATATGCCGCGGACTTTGGGCTGAAAGTACTGGACCACTGTGAGGATAGCGGCCTGGTGGACGGCGGCGTGATGAACGAGGGATACGTATCCACCAAACTGGGGCTGCGCGGCTCGGTCAATGTAGCCGAGGAGATTCATGTGGCGCGGGATATCCTGCTGTGCGAGCAGTACGGCCTATCCGCCCATATCTGCCATGTTTCCACCAAGCGCTCGGTTGAAATGGTGCGCCTGGCGAAAAAGCGGGGGATCAAGATCACCTGCGAAACCGCGCCGCACTATCTGGCGGCTACCGATACCTGGGTCGCGGAGAAGGAATATGATACCGCTACCCGCGTCAACCCGCCGCTGCGCACCAAAGAGGATCAGGAAGAGCTGATTAAGGGCCTGTGCGACGGGACGATCGATTGTATCGCCACGGACCATGCGCCCCATCACAGGGACGAGAAAATGGTGGAGTACGACCTGGCGGCCTCCGGCATCTCCGGTTTTGAGACGGCGTTCCAACTGTGCTATCAGGCGCTGGTGCTCTCGGGCAAGCTGGATGTAAGCCGGCTGATTGCCCTAATGACTGTGCAGCCCGCACAGATTCTGGGCCTCCCGGCCGGGACGCTGGCCGTGGGCGCGGCCGCGGATATCGCGCTGGTGGACCTTGACTGTGCGCAGACGATCCGGGTGGAGGACTTCCTTTCCAAGGGGAAAAATTCGCCCTTTGACGGGATGGCGGTTACCGGCCGCGTGGTGCATACGCTGGTGGATGGCGAGTGGGTCTATCGGGACGGCTGCATTGCCCCGCGCTTTGAGGACTAA
- a CDS encoding cell division protein SepF, protein MAGKVFNKLLDMIGLEETVIEEEDEEMMDEEYYEEEEQEPVRPARNTHRDKGGKVLPMPQQPSSNAMKMLVYQPMSYEDTQSIIDNLKMKKPIIVNLELLEVDIAQRVLDFMSGAVYALNGSIHKVSKGIFVLAPINVDISGNIPEENKGRSNSSFFSLANKREG, encoded by the coding sequence ATGGCTGGTAAAGTGTTTAACAAACTGTTGGATATGATCGGGCTCGAGGAGACCGTTATTGAAGAGGAAGATGAAGAGATGATGGACGAGGAGTATTACGAGGAGGAAGAGCAGGAGCCGGTGCGGCCTGCCCGCAATACTCATCGCGATAAAGGAGGGAAAGTGTTGCCTATGCCGCAGCAGCCGTCGTCTAACGCTATGAAGATGCTGGTTTATCAGCCGATGAGCTATGAGGATACCCAGAGCATTATCGACAATTTGAAGATGAAAAAGCCGATCATCGTCAATTTGGAGTTGCTGGAGGTAGACATCGCCCAGCGCGTGCTCGATTTTATGAGCGGCGCGGTGTATGCGCTCAATGGCAGCATTCATAAGGTATCCAAGGGTATCTTTGTGCTGGCGCCCATCAATGTGGATATCAGCGGAAATATTCCGGAGGAGAATAAGGGGCGCAGCAACAGCAGTTTTTTCTCGCTGGCCAATAAGCGGGAAGGCTAG
- a CDS encoding RluA family pseudouridine synthase gives MNEPMQWRVESEAAGTRLDSCLSQLTGLSRAHVQKLIAGGCASRNGRACKPSDKVQEGDLIALTIPQAQELAVEPQDIPLDIRYEDGDVIVVNKPRGMVVHPAPGTPDHTLVNALLYHCRDLSGIGGVLRPGIVHRIDKDTTGLLIVAKNDAAHQALAEQIAKRTCGRIYWALVEGAVKEDDGQIVTRIGRHPTDRKKMAVLREQEGREAVTHYRVLRRYPRETLVECRLETGRTHQIRVHMAHIGHPVVGDATYGYKKQRYALEGQLLHAKELHFIHPATGEPVSVQAPLPDDFAVLLRKLEAQLPKNTAENDEK, from the coding sequence ATGAATGAGCCCATGCAGTGGCGGGTAGAATCTGAGGCGGCAGGAACCCGGCTGGATAGCTGTCTTTCCCAGCTTACAGGTTTGTCCCGCGCCCATGTGCAAAAGCTGATCGCCGGCGGCTGCGCCAGCCGCAATGGACGTGCCTGCAAACCCTCTGATAAAGTGCAGGAAGGGGATCTCATCGCACTGACCATACCCCAGGCTCAGGAATTAGCGGTGGAACCACAGGACATACCCTTGGATATCCGCTATGAGGACGGGGACGTGATCGTAGTGAATAAGCCCAGGGGCATGGTGGTACATCCGGCGCCGGGCACGCCTGACCATACGCTGGTCAACGCACTGCTTTACCATTGCAGGGATCTGTCGGGCATCGGCGGGGTACTGCGGCCGGGGATTGTACATCGGATCGATAAAGACACAACTGGCCTATTGATCGTGGCGAAAAATGACGCGGCGCACCAGGCCTTGGCGGAGCAGATCGCTAAGCGAACCTGCGGGAGGATCTATTGGGCATTGGTGGAGGGCGCCGTAAAAGAGGATGACGGACAGATCGTAACGCGGATCGGCCGCCATCCGACGGATCGAAAAAAGATGGCCGTGCTGCGGGAGCAGGAGGGGCGAGAGGCGGTCACCCATTACCGCGTACTGCGCCGTTATCCGCGGGAAACGCTAGTGGAATGCCGCTTGGAGACCGGGCGAACGCATCAGATCCGCGTGCATATGGCGCATATTGGCCATCCGGTGGTGGGAGATGCGACCTATGGCTACAAAAAGCAGCGTTACGCCCTGGAGGGGCAGTTGCTGCACGCCAAAGAGCTGCACTTTATCCATCCCGCTACGGGAGAGCCCGTTTCGGTGCAGGCGCCGCTGCCGGATGATTTTGCCGTACTGCTGCGTAAATTGGAAGCGCAGCTGCCAAAAAATACGGCCGAAAATGACGAAAAATAA
- a CDS encoding YggS family pyridoxal phosphate-dependent enzyme — protein sequence MTAQIPQNIAQVFQRMEEAKVQAGRTDTVRLIAATKTQSPEIIDLAAQYGVKEVGENRVQELKDKFPAVSSDLKWHFIGQLQVNKVKYILEQVVMIHSLDRIALAQEIEKRAAKAGLVMPVLVQVNIGREMGKGGVAPDEVESFIRQIAPYEHLSVQGLMAVPPAVPESEQARPYFKAMREMLLALRDKQIPHIQMRELSIGMSHDYEVAIQEGATMVRVGSAIFGKRNYLV from the coding sequence ATGACAGCGCAGATACCCCAGAACATTGCGCAGGTTTTCCAGCGAATGGAAGAGGCCAAGGTGCAGGCAGGCCGGACGGATACCGTCAGGCTGATTGCGGCGACAAAGACGCAATCGCCTGAAATCATCGACCTGGCCGCGCAATATGGGGTAAAAGAGGTCGGCGAAAACCGGGTTCAGGAGCTCAAGGATAAATTTCCTGCTGTTTCCAGTGATTTAAAATGGCATTTTATTGGACAGTTGCAGGTAAATAAGGTAAAATACATACTTGAGCAGGTTGTCATGATCCATTCACTGGATCGGATAGCCTTAGCGCAGGAGATCGAAAAGCGCGCCGCAAAAGCCGGGCTGGTCATGCCGGTCCTGGTTCAGGTCAATATTGGCCGGGAGATGGGCAAGGGCGGCGTTGCGCCGGATGAGGTCGAGTCCTTTATCCGCCAGATCGCGCCTTACGAGCACCTGTCGGTGCAGGGGCTGATGGCCGTTCCGCCGGCAGTGCCGGAGAGCGAGCAGGCCAGGCCTTATTTTAAGGCCATGCGCGAGATGCTTTTGGCGCTGCGGGACAAGCAGATTCCCCACATCCAAATGCGGGAATTGTCCATCGGGATGAGCCATGATTATGAAGTGGCCATCCAGGAGGGTGCCACTATGGTACGCGTAGGTTCCGCCATTTTTGGCAAGCGAAATTATTTAGTGTAA
- a CDS encoding YlmH family RNA-binding protein — protein sequence MEAKEQARFLAQAEDRLRRTSRSGRIEYLYFADPAMRANINRQLLPRYPDCQILWEGGYPGAERQAAALWRDDPAQVDLPICALSFEWDARYGTPEHRDILGSLLGCGITRERLGDIVLAQCQGWCVVSREIADYLIANWDSAGRVRLRKVSKVDFDQIQVQQEPVKVIRDTVLSLRLDAVLASAFQVSRNIASEWVKAGRVKVNWVECMKTDRALAQGDWLSVRGKGRAQLYEVGNRSQKGRTWVELHRLGEPGARR from the coding sequence TTGGAGGCGAAAGAGCAGGCGCGTTTTCTGGCACAGGCGGAAGACCGGCTGCGACGAACCTCGCGCAGCGGCCGAATCGAGTATCTCTATTTTGCCGATCCCGCGATGCGTGCGAATATCAATCGCCAGCTGTTGCCGCGCTATCCGGACTGCCAGATCCTATGGGAGGGCGGCTATCCAGGTGCGGAGCGTCAGGCGGCGGCCCTATGGCGGGATGACCCGGCACAGGTGGATCTGCCGATCTGCGCCCTGTCCTTTGAATGGGATGCGCGATATGGCACGCCGGAACATCGGGATATACTAGGGTCGCTATTGGGGTGCGGCATCACCCGCGAGCGGCTGGGCGATATCGTACTGGCGCAGTGCCAGGGCTGGTGCGTGGTTTCCCGGGAAATAGCGGATTATTTGATCGCCAACTGGGATTCCGCTGGCAGGGTGCGCTTGCGCAAGGTATCTAAAGTCGATTTCGACCAGATCCAAGTGCAACAAGAGCCGGTCAAAGTGATTCGGGATACGGTGCTTTCCCTAAGGTTAGATGCGGTTTTAGCCAGCGCCTTTCAGGTTTCGCGCAATATCGCCTCTGAATGGGTCAAGGCAGGACGCGTCAAGGTCAATTGGGTAGAATGTATGAAAACAGACCGCGCGCTCGCACAGGGGGACTGGTTATCCGTCCGCGGCAAAGGGCGCGCGCAACTATATGAGGTCGGCAACCGCAGCCAAAAGGGGCGCACCTGGGTGGAGCTCCATCGGCTGGGGGAGCCGGGCGCAAGGAGGTAG
- the lspA gene encoding signal peptidase II, translated as MLILITILLGIALDQGSKFAALQLRDLPGGTYPLIPDVFHLTYAENRGAAFGILQGQQWLLVAMTLVVVAIMLFHVYHEKDKPRIYKFMVACLIAGALGNLIDRVRIGYVIDFFDCRFIQFAIFNVADTLVCCSVAGLCIYYIFFYGKEKRALPGADEQPKGDAHE; from the coding sequence ATGCTCATTCTCATTACTATTTTGTTGGGGATCGCGCTGGATCAGGGCAGCAAATTTGCAGCGCTGCAGCTGCGCGACCTGCCGGGGGGAACCTATCCGTTGATCCCGGATGTTTTCCACCTGACCTACGCGGAAAACCGTGGCGCGGCTTTTGGCATTTTGCAAGGGCAGCAGTGGCTGCTGGTGGCCATGACGTTGGTGGTGGTGGCGATTATGCTGTTTCATGTCTACCATGAAAAGGATAAGCCCCGCATCTATAAATTTATGGTGGCCTGTTTGATCGCCGGCGCGCTGGGTAATTTGATCGACCGGGTGCGCATCGGATACGTGATCGACTTTTTTGATTGCCGGTTCATCCAGTTTGCCATCTTTAATGTGGCCGATACGCTGGTCTGCTGTTCGGTAGCCGGGCTGTGCATTTATTACATCTTTTTCTATGGAAAGGAAAAGCGTGCCCTTCCTGGGGCAGATGAACAGCCTAAGGGCGATGCCCATGAATGA